A portion of the Pithys albifrons albifrons isolate INPA30051 chromosome 1, PitAlb_v1, whole genome shotgun sequence genome contains these proteins:
- the SLC5A7 gene encoding high affinity choline transporter 1: MAFHVEGLVAIVVFYLAILAVGIWAAWKTKNTGSEGDRSEAIIVGGRDIGLLVGGFTMTATWVGGGYINGTAEAVYVPDYGLAWAQAPIGYSLSLVLGGLFFAKPMRSKGYVTMLDPFQQIYGKRMGGLLFIPALMGEMFWAAAIFSALGATISVIIDINVNISVIVSALIATMYTLVGGLYSVAYTDVVQLFCIFLGLWISVPFAMSHPAVTDIGLTAVHQVYQAPWLGSINSLDIYTWLDNFFLLTLGGIPWQAYFQRVLSSSSATYAQVLSFLAAFGCLVMAIPAVLIGAIGASTAWNQTDYGVPDPKSKKEADMILPIVLQYLCPVYISFFGLGAVSAAVMSSADSSILSASSMFARNIYQLSFRQNASDREIVWVMRITVLLFGASATAMALLASSVYGLWYLSSDLVYIIIFPQLLCVLFIKGTNTYGAIAGYLFGLVLRITGGEPYLYLQPLIYYPGWYQDDNNIYVQRFPFKTLAMLTSFFTNVVVSYLAKYLFESGTLPPKLDFLDAVVARYSREHMDKATLVKSDNIVLNELAPVNPRHSLTLSSTFTNKEAFNYVDSSPEMSNTEDN; this comes from the exons ATGGCTTTCCATGTGGAGGGACTGGTGGCCATAGTTGTCTTCTACCTGGCTATCCTGGCAGTAGGGATATGGGCTGCTTGGAAAACCAAGAACACCGGCAGTGAAGGAGATCGCAGCGAAGCTATTATAGTCGGTGGAAGAGACATTGGCTTGCTAGTGGGTGGATTTACAATGACTG ccaCATGGGTTGGAGGAGGTTACATCAATGGGACAGCAGAAGCTGTGTATGTCCCAGACTATGGTCTAGCTTGGGCTCAGGCACCTATTGGATATTCCCTTAGCCTGGTTTTAG GTGGTCTTTTTTTTGCAAAACCCATGCGATCCAAAGGCTATGTGACAATGCTAGACCCTTTTCAGCAGATTTATGGAAAAAGGATGGGAGGACTACTGTTTATTCCAGCTTTAATGGGAGAAATGTTTTGGGCTGCTGCCATCTTCTCTGCTTTAG GTGCAACTATAAGCGTGATCATTGACATAAATGTCAATATTTCCGTTATCGTTTCTGCCCTGATTGCAACTATGTACACGCTTGTGGGTGGGCTTTATTCTGTGGCCTACACTGATGTAGTTCAGCTCTTCTGCATCTTCCTGGGACTG TGGATCAGTGTCCCCTTTGCAATGTCCCATCCTGCAGTAACAGACATTGGACTCACAGCTGTACACCAGGTGTACCAAGCACCTTGGCTCGGATCTATCAACTCACTTGACATTTACACCTGGTTGGACAATTTCTTTTTACTG ACTTTAGGAGGAATACCATGGCAAGCATATTTCCAGCGAGTCCTTTCCTCATCTTCTGCCACATATGCTCAAGTTCTGTCATTCCTGGCTGCTTTTGGCTGTCTTGTGATGGCTATTCCTGCAGTACTCATTGGTGCAATTGGAGCATCTACAG CTTGGAACCAGACTGATTATGGTGTCCCTGACCCCAAGAGTAAAAAAGAAGCAGATATGATTTTACCGATTGTGCTCCAGTACCTTTGCCCCGTCTACATCTCATTCTTTGGCCTCGGAGCTGTATCTGCTGCTGTGATGTCCTCAGCTGACTCTTCAATTTTATCAGCAAGTTCTATGTTTGCTCGGAACATTTACCAGCTTTCCTTTCGGCAAAAT GCTTCAGACAGAGAAATTGTGTGGGTCATGAGGATCACTGTTCTTCTGTTTGGAGCATCAGCAACAGCAATGGCACTGCTGGCTTCGTCAGTGTACGGCCTGTGGTACCTCAGCTCTGACCTTGTTTATATCATCATATTCCCCCAGCTCCTCTGTGTGTTATTTATTAAAGGGACCAACACCTATGGTGCCATTGCAGGATACTTATTTGGCCTTGTTCTCAGAATAACTGGAGGAGAACCGTACCTCTACCTTCAGCCCTTGATCTACTATCCTGGCTGGTATCAAGATGATAATAATATCTATGTCCAGAGATTCCCATTTAAAACACTTGCAATGCTCACCTCCTTCTTTACTAACGTTGTAGTCTCTTACTTAGCCAAATACTTATTTGAAAGTGGGACTTTGCCACCAAAGCTGGACTTCCTTGATGCTGTTGTTGCCAGGTACAGTAGAGAACATATGGACAAAGCAACTCTTGTAAAAAGTGACAATATTGTACTCAATGAACTTGCACCGGTGAATCCACGACACAGTCTAACTTTGAGCTCAACTTTCACAAACAAAGAAGCCTTCAACTACGTTGATTCAAGTCCAGAGATGTCCAACACTGAAGATAATTAA